In Drosophila teissieri strain GT53w chromosome 2R, Prin_Dtei_1.1, whole genome shotgun sequence, the following proteins share a genomic window:
- the LOC122612389 gene encoding eukaryotic translation initiation factor 4 gamma 2: PDPQKTGKATKTPSVDHSVPPKHAPISPPSRFRKASTIPLSTYDAAPLLHSYDDSPQRWSGVTNGHQAGVIIDQFRGGKAIIIEGGTSTGDTTSIGGGSDLRLVITANPSEIERNYEQPTNRGGGGGGGVIGVSCGGQTPPTPSVGKTLLNTSPNLLPITTATDTFNNLKNLVKIDKGSSPSSGSNSQGGNYRKGGSNGSGYKSAGGNGGSPAISGNSEGGRNGSRSSGGPTGHFSTGYSKNSAKIRQHDSEVSPRPRRSYQGDSSSSRYYPKNSDILGQGLGGNSDSYNGSSSSGRYQQQDQQSGAHRGSRNNYHSNSDGSYNRSLNSNSVGGGGSGAVGSGSGGSNYRSARNYENGNGSNGPQPRYGSGNGNGNSSNSNSSSGYNGSAASSTNSKSSYGASRGGNDGGVSSGYSSNYRDSYEDSPSHQRYNNTNSLERNGGGGSGAGASGGPRSYGRSEADRYGGTPSSRTPTLRNGNASAQISGSTSNSSNISLNSGSASAGGGATPHSQQHQERSQAGKASTPPPITGRWIPPSLRPQHGLTQSEQNDAVFRRVRGILNKLTPEKFQELSDELLKLDLNSIVILNGVIYLIFDKALDEPKYSSMYAQLCKRLSEEAPSFDKEPNNSCTFLRLLIAVCRDKFNNRLKRDENDNRPPPENEVDEEERRHLVKQRMLGNVKFIGELNKLDMLSKNVLHQCIMELLDKKKKRTAGAQEMCEDMECLAQLLKTCGKNLDYEQGKELMNQYFETLERRSKSSEYPPRIRFMLKDVIELRQNNWVPRKLGTTEGPVPIKQIRSDDDSIIRTPFPNRNRDMRNNDRDSDSWMNRFHLNIQPGGYNDMFSGLSVTGASPIVSPFATSNRDRDRDNRQYNNRGDRNRDRDQGGSGGANYGNRYNKHNQNGGGSGGGSSNNRDRDDSRRNNDRDRDRNDGQYGGNQLLGSKELAPRFKRNLITTNQDAVENLQMRPAANSLLFRAASQNQKLPATLPMSTPPNSSNNNQGNSQGKDQGQLSNSHYPMLGTPTSHLINPTRPSSTPSAEYADNRTLLGVQQERGLKATSSSPNFASGAEKLDTDGQAGRKGSHDGKDQGKNGSVERPSTPAGATGSAKQQKKDKGPNKEELSKKASQYFKDKFYYDEEEEEASTDAEIKNIEEAKTEEADAAPVEDSEVKEDAASPVATPNRFAELVDGFLELKLPEKALKDVCINLLMDVLDRVNDVFLERAVRLLQTLRKQSNIKPNIVVEVFKQLVNKMNEREALNPRIASLVASVLAKTICEPALLKLTDIANFTDNGQHYPLFLLVLQQLVKVIGKDALEEKFRASKVDLINSLPEADRNKERLAEILEDRQLSFLYPLLKVQAEMLKQLQSDPNPNNFYKWIKANVDNKYYKDPGFIQALMTVVVKYVTKETTLAANLDPKEHPEKSVTQKEQQLLENYSQMLQTFLGQNELQLMALYALQTFCYNENFPKGMLCRWFKYLYESEIIEEEAFVLWKEEISDKYPGKGSALFQVNAWLTWLQEAESEDDED; this comes from the exons CCAGATCCCCAGAAAACGGGGAAAGCAACCAAGACGCCAAGTGTAGACCACTCCGTGCCACCCAAGCACGCACCCATTTCGCCCCCGAGTCGATTCAGAAAAGCATCCACCATTCCTCTATCAACGTACGACGCCGCTCCCCTTTTGCACTCTTACGACGACAGTCCGCAGCGTTGGTCCGGAGTCACCAACGGGCACCAGGCAGGCGTCATCATAGATCAGTTCCGGGGCGGTAAAGCGATCATCATTGAGGGAGGCACCAGCACCGGTGATACGACGAGcatcggcggcggcagcgatTTACGACTGGTAATAACGGCCAATCCCAGCGAGATCGAGCGCAATTACGAGCAGCCAACCAATCGCGGTggtggcggaggcggcggcgtTATCGGCGTCAGCTGCGGTGGCCAAACCCCACCGACACCCTCGGTCGGCAAAACCCTGCTCAACACCAGTCCCAATCTTCTGCCGATCACCACAGCGACCGATACGTTCAACAACCtcaagaatctggtgaagATCGACAAGGGCTCCTCGCCATCGTCGGGATCGAATTCTCAGGGCGGCAATTACCGCAAGGGCGGCTCTAACGGCTCAGGATACAAGAGCGCCGGCGGCAACGGAGGATCTCCGGCCATAAGCGGCAACAGCGAGGGCGGCAGGAACGGCAGCCGATCATCTGGTGGACCGACCGGACACTTTTCCACTGGATATAGCAAGAATTCCGCCAAAATTCGCCAACACGACAGTGAGGTGAGCCCAAGACCTCGACGATCTTACCAGGGTGACTCGTCGTCGTCGCGTTACTATCCAAAGAATAGTGACATTTTGGGTCAAGGCTTAGGCGGCAACTCCGACAGCTACAACGGCAGTTCCTCCTCTGGTAGATaccagcagcaggatcagcaaAGCGGAGCGCATCGTGGTAGTCGCAACAACTATCACTCAAACTCCGATGGCAGCTACAATCGATCACTAAACTCAAACTCCgtgggaggaggaggatctgGGGCAGTCGGCTCTGGAAGCGGTGGCAGCAATTATCGCTCCGCCCGCAACTACGAGAACGGCAATGGGAGCAACGGCCCACAGCCACGTTACGGCAGCGGCAACGGgaacggcaacagcagcaactccaaCTCCTCATCCGGTTACAACGGATCTGCAGCGAGCTCAACCAACAGCAAGTCGTCGTATGGGGCTTCTCGCGGTGGCAACGATGGAGGCGTGAGTAGCGGATACAGCAGCAACTACCGCGACAGCTACGAGGATTCACCATCGCACCAGCGctacaacaacaccaacagccTAGAGCGGAACGGAGGAGGCGGATCAGGGGCAGGAGCGAGCGGAGGACCTCGCAGCTACGGCAGGTCTGAGGCAGATCGTTACGGTGGAACCCCATCCAGTCGCACGCCCACTCTTCGCAACGGCAATGCGTCTGCTCAGATCTCTGGCTCTACTTCCAATTCTTCGAACATTTCTCTGAACTCCGGATCAGCGTcggcaggaggaggagccactCCTCATTCTCAACAGCACCAGGAACGATCACAGGCGGGCAAGGCAAGCACTCCGCCACCGATCACCGGACGTTGGATACCACCATCGTTGCGTCCACAGCATGGACTTACCCAAAGCGAACAGAACGACGCCGTTTTCCGGCGTGTGAGGGGTATTTTGAACAAGCTAACGCCCGAGAAGTTCCAGGAACTGAGCGATGAACTTCTGAAGCTGGATCTTAACTCGATTGTCATTTTGAACGGCGTGATATATCTGATATTCGACAAGGCATTGGACGAGCCGAAGTACTCGTCTATGTACGCGCAGCTCTGCAAGCGACTTTCCGAGGAAGCCCCGTCATTCGACAAGGAACCGAACAATTCGTGCACCTTCTTACGCCTGCTGATCGCGGTCTGCCGCGACAAGTTCAACAACCGACTAAAGCGCGACGAGAACGACAACCGACCCCCGCCCGAAAATGAGGtcgacgaggaggagcgcCGCCATCTGGTCAAACAGCGCATGCTCGGCAACGTCAAGTTCATCGGAGAGCTCAACAAACTGGACATGCTGTCGAAGAACGTGCTGCATCAGTGCATCATGGAGCTATTggacaagaagaagaagcgtaCGGCCGGTGCGCAGGAAATGTGCGAGGACATGGAATGCCTGGCTCAACTGCTCAAGACTTGCGGCAAGAATCTGGATTATGAACAGGGCAAAGAGCTGATGAACCAGTACTTCGAGACGCTTGAACGTCGGTCTAAATCATCTGAATATCCACCGCGGATACGTTTCATGCTAAAGGACGTCATTGAGCTGCGCCAGAACAATTGGGTGCCGCGCAAGCTGGGCACCACCGAAGGCCCCGTCCCCATAAAGCAAATACGCTCGGACGATGACTCAATCATACGCACACCGTTCCCCAATCGCAACCGGGATATGCGCAACAATGATCGCGACTCGGACAGCTGGATGAATCGTTTCCATCTGAATATCCAGCCAGGCGGCTACAATGACATGTTTAGCGGACTGAGTGTTACTGGAGCTTCTCCGATTGTCTCACC GTTCGCTACCAGCAATCGTGACCGAGACCGCGACAATCGCCAGTACAACAATCGAGGCGATCGCAACAGGGATCGCGACCAAGGCGGTAGCGGCGGAGCTAACTATGGCAATCGCTACAACAAGCACAACCAGAATGGAGGAGGCAGTGGCGGAGGATCCTCCAACAACCGAGACCGGGATGATTCTCGTAGGAATAACGATCGCGACAGAGATCGCAATGACGGACAGTATGGGGGCAATCAGCTGCTGGGTAGTAAGGAATTGGCACCGAGGTTCAAACGCAACTTGATCACCACGAACCAAGATGCGGTGGAGAACTTGCAAATGCGCCCGGCAGCCAACTCCTTGCTCTTCCGAGCGGCCTCCCAGAACCAGAAGTTGCCGGCCACGTTGCCCATGTCAACACCGCCCAatagcagcaataacaaccAAGGCAACTCGCAGGGCAAGGATCAGGGCCAGCTCTCGAACTCCCACTACCCTATGCTGGGCACGCCCACTTCGCATCTGATTAATCCAACGCGTCCCTCGTCAACACCTTCCGCTGAATACGCTGATAATCGAACTCTTCTGGGAGTGCAACAGGAGAGGGGCTTGAAGGCCACCTCTTCATCGCCGAACTTTGCATCCGGAGCGGAGAAGTTAGATACAGACGGTCAGGCAGGCAGAAAGGGCTCGCACGACGGCAAAGATCAGGGCAAGAATGGCTCCGTGGAGAGGCCAAGCACACCGGCCGGCGCAACTGGCTCGGCTAAGCAGCAAAAGAAAGATAAGGGTCCCAACAAGGAGGAACTGTCCAAGAAGGCCAGCCAGTACTTCAAGGATAAGTTCTActacgacgaggaggaggaggaggcaagCACTGATGCCGAGATCAAGAATATTGAAGAGGCAAAGACAGAGGAGGCCGATGCTGCTCCAGTTGAAGATTCGGAGGTAAAGGAAGATGCCGCTTCACCTGTGGCCACTCCAAATCGATTCGCTGAGCTTGTAGATGGATTCCTCGAGCTGAAGCTGCCAGAGAAGGCGCTGAAGGATGTGTGCATCAATCTTCTGATGGATGTCTTGGACCGTGTGAACGATGTCTTCCTGGAACGTGCTGTGCGACTTCTGCAAACATTGCGCAAGCAGTCCAATATCAAGCCAAACATCGTGGTTGAGGTTTTCAAGCAGCTGGTCAACAAGATGAACGAGCGTGAGGCACTCAATCCCCGTATCGCTAGTCTTGTAGCCAGTGTGCTGGCAAAGACAATTTGCGAGCCGGCATTGCTGAAGCTAACCGATATTGCCAACTTCACGGACAACGGCCAGCACTATCCGCTGTTCCTGCTCGTGCTGCAGCAACTGGTCAAGGTCATTGGCAAGGATGCGTTGGAGGAGAAATTTCGGGCGAGCAAAGTGGATCTTATCAACAGCCTGCCGGAGGCGGACCGCAACAAGGAACGACTGGCCGAGATACTCGAGGATCGCCAGCTGTCTTTCCTTTATCCGCTGCTTAAGGTGCAGGCCGAGATGTTGAAGCAGCTGCAAAGCGACCCGAACCCCAATAACTTCTACAAGTGGATCAAGGCCAACGTTGACAACAAGTACTATAAGGACCCAGGCTTCATCCAAGCCCTAATGACCGTGGTGGTCAAGTACGTGACCAAGGAGACGACGCTGGCGGCCAACCTCGACCCTAAGGAGCACCCAGAGAAATCTGTGACCCAGAAGGAGCAACAGCTGCTGGAGAACTACAGCCAGATGCTACAAACTTTCCTGGGACAGAACGAGCTTCAGTTGATGGCTCTCTACGCTCTGCAGACGTTCTGCTACAATGAAAATTTCCCCAAGG GCATGCTGTGCCGTTGGTTCAAGTATCTTTACGAATCTGAAATAATCGAGGAGGAGGCATTCGTCCTGTGGAAGgaggagatttccgacaaataTCCAGGCAAAGGATCAGCTTTGTTCCAAGTAAACGCCTGGCTGACTTGGCTTCAGGAGGCCGAATCTGAGGACGATGAGGATTAG